Genomic DNA from Prosthecobacter sp. SYSU 5D2:
TGTTTCACCCGGTCCTGGGTGGGACGGGTGACGTTTTTGGGGACTTCCAGGGGGATGCCCCCGGCACTGCCTGAGGTGAGCCGCATGGGGGAGAATAGAAGATGGATGCCGATTGGACAATCCGTGACTTTTGAAATAGGCGATTTGTGGAAAGTCAGCCGCTTATGAGGAAGTCGGGGCAGCGACCTCGGAGATGGCCATGCGCAGGGCCTGGACCATAGTGGTCAGCTCCACATGGGTGGCTGCGAGCGGGGGCATGAGGACAAGAGTATCCACCACAGGCCGCGTGAGCAGGCCGTGCTGGCGGGCGGCCAGGCAGGTCTTCACCCCCATGAGCCGCTCCGGGGCATAAGGACCGATCTCGATGCCGGCGATCATGCCGCACTGGCGGATGTCCATGACAGAAGGCAGATCGCGAAGGGTGGTGAGGAGGTGAGTGAAGTGGGCGACTTTTTCCGGCAAATGCTCCAGCACACGTTCCTCACGAAAGACCTGGAGGCTGCCCAAGGCGGCGGCGCAGCCGAGCTGGTTGGCGGTGTAGCTGTGCCCGTAATAGAAAGCGCGACCAGGGCCAAGGAAGCCTTCGAAGACACGCTCGGTGGTCAGCGTGGCGGCCAGCGGCAGATAACCACCGGTTAGGCCTTTGGCCAGGCAGAGGAAGTCCGGAATCACGTCCTCATGCTGGCAGGCGAACATTTTGCCAGTGCGGCCGAAGCCGGTCATCACTTCATCCAGGATAAGAAAGATGTCGTGCTGGCGGCACCAGTCGCTGAGAGCTTTTAACATGCCTTTGGGCCAGAGGCGCATCCCGGCGCTGCCTTGGATCAGC
This window encodes:
- the bioA gene encoding adenosylmethionine--8-amino-7-oxononanoate transaminase is translated as MTSLLQTEKRHLWHPFTPMQAWCEEGHEPLMLVSGHGCYLKDQHGREYLDGNSSIWTNIHGHGHPTINAAIRAQLDQVAHTSFLGFTHEPAIQLGKQLVDLLPGSDLSRVFYSDNGSTAIECAIRMALQYWKQNGHPSRDTILAFDRAYHGDTLGAASVGGIPIFKGSGNDFGYRVQRVPTLEALDDLTRDEIKRLSAVIIEPLIQGSAGMRLWPKGMLKALSDWCRQHDIFLILDEVMTGFGRTGKMFACQHEDVIPDFLCLAKGLTGGYLPLAATLTTERVFEGFLGPGRAFYYGHSYTANQLGCAAALGSLQVFREERVLEHLPEKVAHFTHLLTTLRDLPSVMDIRQCGMIAGIEIGPYAPERLMGVKTCLAARQHGLLTRPVVDTLVLMPPLAATHVELTTMVQALRMAISEVAAPTSS